GATTTTATCTATTATTACTCTGACTTTTCGTAGTCAGCGTGTGCATAGAAGCATCTTTTTGGAGTGCAGACTGCATCTGAGCTCTTAAGTTTCTTGAGGATCTTGCTGACCTCTTTGCTTTCAATGCCGGTTGCTTCTGCAATCTCTCCTGGTCTCATTGGTTTATTTGCATCTTTAAGTGCGTCAAGTACTTTCTGTTCATCATCTGCCATATTTTATTCTCCTACAATTATTTTACTATAAATGTTATCGTGAAATAAATAAGTGATGTAATAGATGCATACTTTCTGAAACTAACCTGTTTTCCTGTTTCCGAGTGCTTTAAAACGATTTCCTGAGCTTTTCAGCAAGTTCGGCAAGGTTGTCAGTAGCCGGATGCAGTTCTACAATAGTGTGCATGTTGCCTTCTCCGTCACCTGCACGCCTTGGGATTATGTGAACGTGTACATGAGGTACGGTCTGCCCGGCAATCTCTCCGTTGTTGATGCCGATATTCATGCCTTCAAGTCCCAGTGTCTCTGAAACTATCTTTGCTATCTTGTTAACTGAAGCAAACAGAGCGCCTGCACTCTTTTCATCCATATCTGTGAATTTATCAAAATGCTTTTTCGGAAGCACTATCGTGTGTCCCTCAGAGCATGGATAGATATCCAGAAACGCATAAACATTCTCGTCTTCATAGACCTTATGTGAAGGAATCGCACCGGCAACGATCTT
The sequence above is a segment of the uncultured Methanolobus sp. genome. Coding sequences within it:
- a CDS encoding transcriptional regulator, with amino-acid sequence MADDEQKVLDALKDANKPMRPGEIAEATGIESKEVSKILKKLKSSDAVCTPKRCFYAHADYEKSE
- a CDS encoding HIT family protein, which translates into the protein MDCLFCKIVAGAIPSHKVYEDENVYAFLDIYPCSEGHTIVLPKKHFDKFTDMDEKSAGALFASVNKIAKIVSETLGLEGMNIGINNGEIAGQTVPHVHVHIIPRRAGDGEGNMHTIVELHPATDNLAELAEKLRKSF